A stretch of Blastocatellia bacterium DNA encodes these proteins:
- a CDS encoding amidohydrolase → MKKTLLILAILFVFSQNSYAQQNLDQLINQELPTLVTTYKNLHASPELSHKEEKTSSFIASELKKLGYEVTERVGKYDQAGLTSYGIVALLKNGNGPKVLIRTDMDGLPIDEKTNLPYASKVKTKNDVGEEVAVMHGCGHDIHMTTFLGTAKMLATLKNQWKGTVILIGQPAEERGTGAKAMLKDELYTKFPKPDYVLALHDNANLAAGKVGYCEGYALANVNSVNITVRGVGGHGAYPQTTKDPIVIASQIVLALQTIVSRENSPLDPAVVTVGSISGGTKHNIIPDEVKLQLTVRTYKEEVRQKVLSAIERISQGIAIAAGLPKDRLPIVEVVETEFTPATYNNPVLTKRIVGVFEQTLGKENVVATDPVMGGEDFGRFSLNQEIPGFIFWLGAVDPVLIEKSQKQSTPLPSLHSSQFAPLAEPTIFTGVKAMTSAALELLK, encoded by the coding sequence ATGAAAAAAACATTACTTATACTTGCTATTTTATTTGTATTTAGTCAAAACTCTTATGCACAACAAAATTTAGACCAACTAATAAATCAAGAATTACCAACATTAGTAACGACTTATAAGAATTTGCATGCTAGCCCAGAACTTTCTCATAAAGAGGAAAAAACTTCTTCTTTTATTGCTTCAGAGCTAAAAAAACTTGGTTATGAAGTAACCGAGCGTGTAGGTAAATATGATCAAGCAGGTTTAACTAGTTATGGAATTGTCGCGCTGCTAAAAAATGGTAATGGGCCAAAAGTCTTAATTCGTACCGACATGGACGGTTTGCCAATAGATGAAAAAACAAACCTGCCTTATGCAAGTAAAGTAAAAACAAAAAATGATGTGGGTGAAGAAGTTGCAGTAATGCATGGATGCGGTCATGACATTCATATGACTACATTTTTAGGCACAGCTAAAATGTTAGCAACACTAAAAAATCAGTGGAAAGGTACAGTAATTTTAATTGGTCAGCCTGCTGAAGAACGGGGAACAGGTGCAAAAGCAATGCTTAAGGATGAGCTTTATACAAAATTTCCTAAACCTGATTATGTTTTAGCTCTTCATGACAATGCTAATTTAGCAGCAGGAAAAGTTGGTTATTGTGAAGGCTACGCGCTAGCAAATGTAAATAGTGTAAATATTACTGTTCGTGGAGTTGGTGGACATGGTGCTTATCCACAAACTACAAAAGATCCTATTGTAATTGCTTCACAAATAGTTTTAGCTCTACAAACCATTGTTAGCCGGGAAAATTCGCCTCTTGACCCAGCCGTTGTAACTGTAGGCTCAATTAGTGGTGGTACAAAACATAATATCATTCCAGATGAAGTAAAGTTGCAACTAACGGTTAGGACTTATAAAGAGGAAGTTAGACAAAAAGTTTTAAGTGCAATTGAACGAATTAGCCAAGGAATTGCTATAGCAGCAGGACTTCCTAAAGACAGACTTCCAATTGTTGAAGTAGTAGAAACCGAATTTACACCAGCAACTTATAATAATCCTGTTTTAACTAAGCGAATAGTAGGAGTTTTTGAGCAAACATTAGGAAAAGAAAATGTTGTTGCAACAGATCCCGTTATGGGAGGAGAAGATTTTGGACGTTTTAGCTTAAATCAAGAAATACCCGGCTTTATTTTTTGGTTAGGGGCAGTTGATCCTGTATTGATAGAAAAAAGCCAAAAGCAATCAACTCCTTTGCCTTCACTACATTCTAGTCAATTTGCACCACTGGCTGAACCCACGATTTTTACAGGGGTTAAAGCTATGACTTCGGCAGCACTAGAATTGTTAAAATAA
- a CDS encoding cytochrome C produces the protein MNKVQLIKLIIICVFASVVLYQSHKVEAQEPVQLPKHAPAKTDGQSLVVQLCDGETNLEVKGVGPNERLDPEKAQTVSNQLMAQWLAKQPKEVAEAWLKESLNARTEAKTTTQENKASTTGQEQVVDFTSRDYKSWERELAKEIAYGDQIFHDDKLLGSTNGVSCAMCHPHAANTHPETYPKFQIQLRRVALLRDMINWCIENPSRGAKLHPDDPKMRAIEAYILAQRKGVVIEPGKH, from the coding sequence ATGAATAAAGTACAGTTAATAAAGCTAATTATTATTTGTGTTTTCGCTAGTGTTGTTTTATATCAAAGTCATAAAGTTGAAGCTCAAGAGCCTGTGCAACTTCCAAAACATGCTCCCGCCAAAACCGATGGTCAAAGTTTGGTCGTGCAACTTTGTGATGGTGAAACAAATTTAGAAGTAAAAGGTGTAGGCCCAAACGAGCGACTTGATCCAGAAAAAGCTCAAACAGTTTCTAATCAATTAATGGCTCAGTGGTTAGCAAAACAGCCTAAAGAAGTAGCAGAAGCTTGGCTAAAAGAGTCATTAAATGCTCGTACAGAAGCTAAAACCACAACTCAAGAGAATAAAGCTTCTACAACAGGTCAAGAGCAAGTAGTAGATTTTACCTCACGTGATTACAAATCATGGGAAAGAGAATTGGCAAAAGAAATCGCTTACGGTGATCAAATTTTTCACGATGATAAGTTACTAGGTAGTACTAACGGCGTATCTTGCGCAATGTGTCATCCACATGCAGCTAATACCCATCCAGAAACTTATCCTAAATTTCAAATACAACTTAGACGGGTGGCTTTGCTGCGCGATATGATTAACTGGTGTATTGAAAACCCATCTAGAGGGGCTAAATTACATCCAGACGATCCTAAAATGCGAGCAATTGAAGCTTATATTTTGGCACAAAGAAAAGGTGTAGTGATCGAACCAGGAAAACACTGA
- a CDS encoding cytochrome-c peroxidase: MMASFISISNESKVAAAASPQGFQTQIPFGLPTDLWNELIPADNPMTPSKIALGEKLYFDKRLSIDQTVSCATCHDPATALADINAVGVGIQNKKGARNSPTVLNSMFNELQFWDGRAPTLEEQAKLPLINPIEMGMPDHKAVVKRVSEIAEYQKDFASVFGKDGITIDTIAKAIAAFERTQLSGNSPFDRFIAGDQKAISEAAKRGWELFNGKARCISCHTFNASSPFFSDFKFHNIGVAAKDQDFPKLARRARQVLDADPKRAEQLIDEMALSPGFSELGRYLVTKQPRDIGSFKTSMLRDIELTAPYMHNGSEKTLLDVIIFYNKGGEINPNLDGGMRPLKLSDPEMEDLVELLKTFTSDDTRRKVQSIKPQTRAPFPQ; the protein is encoded by the coding sequence ATGATGGCTTCTTTTATTTCTATAAGTAATGAAAGTAAAGTAGCCGCTGCCGCATCTCCACAAGGTTTTCAAACACAAATACCTTTTGGACTACCAACAGATCTTTGGAATGAATTAATTCCAGCAGATAATCCAATGACTCCAAGCAAAATTGCTCTAGGTGAAAAACTTTATTTTGATAAACGGCTTTCTATTGACCAAACCGTTAGTTGTGCAACTTGCCACGACCCTGCCACAGCACTAGCAGACATCAATGCTGTAGGCGTAGGTATTCAAAATAAAAAAGGTGCGCGTAATTCTCCTACTGTATTAAATTCAATGTTTAATGAACTGCAATTTTGGGATGGACGCGCTCCAACACTTGAAGAACAAGCTAAATTGCCATTAATTAACCCAATTGAAATGGGAATGCCTGATCATAAAGCAGTAGTAAAACGAGTAAGTGAAATTGCTGAATATCAAAAAGACTTTGCTAGCGTGTTTGGCAAAGATGGAATTACCATTGATACTATTGCTAAAGCAATTGCAGCATTTGAACGGACGCAATTATCAGGAAACTCGCCCTTTGACCGTTTTATAGCTGGAGACCAAAAAGCTATTTCTGAAGCAGCCAAACGGGGTTGGGAATTATTTAATGGAAAGGCTCGCTGTATAAGTTGCCATACTTTTAATGCTTCTTCCCCGTTTTTTAGTGACTTTAAGTTTCATAACATTGGTGTAGCAGCTAAGGATCAAGATTTTCCTAAACTAGCACGCCGCGCCCGCCAAGTGCTAGATGCTGATCCTAAACGTGCAGAACAATTAATAGATGAAATGGCACTTTCGCCCGGCTTTTCTGAGCTTGGACGTTATTTAGTAACCAAACAACCAAGAGATATTGGATCATTTAAGACATCTATGCTTCGAGACATCGAATTAACAGCACCTTATATGCACAATGGTTCGGAAAAAACCTTGTTGGATGTAATAATTTTCTACAACAAAGGTGGAGAAATTAACCCAAATCTTGATGGTGGAATGCGTCCATTAAAGCTTTCAGATCCAGAAATGGAGGATCTGGTAGAACTATTAAAAACCTTTACTAGCGATGATACCCGTCGCAAAGTCCAAAGCATAAAGCCGCAAACCCGTGCGCCATTTCCACAATAA
- a CDS encoding metallophosphoesterase produces MIPLKWEKRLQEYLKERENWLKELYQTGSTWEGRRKFLKMSAMAAGFAATQSFVPHSFQLVDVVNAATPDSKQQAFTFAYISDSHLYEKTLNERFVRQLERAVADINALDPQPDFVLYGGDLAQLGQPGELKLGAQILKQVKAPLKMMVGEHDWFLDMGDLWKELFGKHYYSFDHKGVHFITLMSVNEKDFWTAKNLSPMQRMQIVSGLDDGRQSAFEVGVEEREWLARDLANIPKTTPIVVFSHSPLYKLYRPWNFWTDDADEIQALLQPFQTVTVVHGHTHQVLTNRIGNIHFHGMLSTAWPWPYAPQGLPKLTMQMNRPDPFNQTEGLGDGIIDVLGNGRVNKRYDLWNRNPMSVTAKYLDSNGQEDLPAKTSLPSY; encoded by the coding sequence ATGATTCCATTAAAATGGGAAAAACGTCTTCAAGAATACTTAAAAGAGCGTGAAAATTGGCTTAAAGAGCTATATCAAACTGGTAGCACTTGGGAAGGCCGCCGTAAGTTCTTAAAAATGTCTGCTATGGCTGCTGGATTTGCTGCTACACAATCTTTTGTGCCACACTCATTTCAGCTAGTAGATGTTGTTAATGCTGCTACACCAGATAGCAAACAACAAGCCTTTACCTTTGCTTACATTTCTGACTCACATCTTTATGAAAAAACGCTAAATGAACGTTTTGTTCGTCAATTAGAGCGTGCTGTAGCTGACATAAATGCGCTTGATCCACAGCCTGATTTTGTACTTTATGGCGGAGATCTTGCCCAACTTGGTCAACCAGGCGAATTAAAACTTGGTGCGCAAATTCTTAAACAAGTCAAAGCTCCTCTTAAAATGATGGTAGGTGAGCATGACTGGTTTTTAGATATGGGTGATTTATGGAAAGAGCTTTTTGGTAAACATTATTACTCATTTGATCATAAGGGCGTGCATTTTATTACCTTGATGAGTGTTAACGAGAAGGATTTTTGGACGGCTAAAAACCTTTCTCCTATGCAAAGAATGCAAATTGTTTCTGGTTTAGATGATGGTAGACAAAGTGCTTTTGAAGTTGGTGTAGAAGAGCGCGAATGGCTAGCACGTGATTTAGCCAATATTCCAAAAACAACCCCAATTGTTGTATTTTCACACTCTCCGCTTTATAAACTTTATCGTCCTTGGAATTTCTGGACAGATGACGCTGATGAGATCCAAGCATTGCTACAACCTTTTCAAACTGTGACAGTAGTTCATGGACATACTCACCAGGTGCTAACAAACCGGATTGGAAATATTCATTTTCATGGAATGTTGTCAACGGCTTGGCCTTGGCCCTATGCACCACAAGGTTTACCAAAATTAACAATGCAAATGAATCGTCCTGATCCTTTTAACCAAACCGAAGGTTTAGGAGATGGAATTATTGATGTACTTGGCAATGGGCGAGTAAATAAACGTTATGATTTATGGAATCGTAACCCAATGTCAGTTACAGCTAAATACCTAGATTCCAATGGTCAAGAAGATTTACCCGCAAAAACCTCTTTGCCATCTTACTAA
- a CDS encoding helix-turn-helix domain-containing protein, with product MSNKVYLTAKEAAKELGVSVTTLYAYVSRGLIRSESTETSHQHRYNQEDILALKTRKQVRQDPTKAAEMALDWGSPVMTSEICLVSDGNL from the coding sequence ATGAGTAACAAGGTTTATTTAACAGCTAAAGAAGCAGCTAAAGAATTAGGAGTTAGTGTAACTACGCTTTATGCTTATGTAAGTCGTGGGTTAATTCGTTCCGAGTCTACAGAAACTTCGCATCAACACCGCTATAACCAAGAAGATATTTTGGCATTAAAAACACGTAAGCAAGTGCGTCAAGATCCTACAAAAGCGGCTGAAATGGCTTTGGACTGGGGAAGTCCAGTAATGACATCTGAGATTTGTTTAGTCTCAGATGGAAATTTATAG
- a CDS encoding citrate synthase: MNVLDLATQNSLEEVASLIWLDDISATFAKERNNVYLEHLQEIHQKFANLSLIEIFQVLIPLAAKFDIAAYDLRPAGVASTGAQILRLMVNIITQGKEPAKNLASTLQKSWAENNKKAAQLINAALIVCADHELNASTFTARCVASTGVNPYLVVTAGLAALQGYKHGGQGEQVELLLLQARSLDNVTSILVDRLRRGEKIPGFGHSLYPQGDPRSKLLIKLAEEFAPKSKAIILVQTLVKEVFDLTGESPNLDMGLATISQVLNLPIGTAITLFAMGRVVGWLGHAIEQYKSNQLIRPRAKYVGREPTLKN; this comes from the coding sequence ATAAATGTTTTAGATTTAGCAACCCAAAATAGTTTAGAAGAAGTAGCAAGCTTAATTTGGCTAGATGATATTTCTGCTACTTTTGCTAAAGAGCGCAATAACGTTTATTTAGAGCATTTACAGGAAATACATCAAAAATTTGCTAATCTTTCCTTAATAGAAATTTTTCAGGTTTTAATACCTTTAGCAGCAAAGTTTGATATAGCAGCTTATGATTTACGTCCGGCTGGAGTAGCTAGCACAGGAGCGCAAATTCTTAGGCTAATGGTAAATATTATTACTCAAGGAAAAGAACCAGCAAAAAATCTAGCTTCTACATTACAAAAATCTTGGGCAGAAAATAATAAAAAAGCTGCTCAGTTGATTAATGCAGCATTAATAGTTTGTGCAGATCATGAATTAAATGCTTCTACCTTTACGGCTCGTTGTGTTGCCTCCACTGGAGTAAACCCTTATTTAGTTGTGACAGCCGGACTAGCAGCCTTGCAAGGGTACAAACACGGTGGACAAGGCGAACAAGTAGAACTACTACTACTACAAGCCAGATCATTAGACAATGTAACTAGCATTTTAGTAGATCGGCTTCGTAGAGGTGAAAAAATCCCTGGTTTTGGGCATTCGCTTTATCCCCAAGGTGATCCAAGATCTAAATTACTAATTAAGTTAGCGGAAGAATTTGCACCTAAAAGCAAAGCTATTATATTGGTACAAACTTTAGTCAAAGAAGTATTTGATTTAACTGGAGAGTCCCCAAATTTAGATATGGGACTTGCAACTATTAGCCAAGTATTAAATTTACCTATTGGAACAGCAATAACATTATTTGCTATGGGGCGTGTAGTTGGTTGGTTAGGTCATGCGATTGAACAATACAAGTCTAATCAACTAATTAGACCTCGTGCTAAGTATGTTGGACGTGAGCCTACTTTGAAAAATTAG
- a CDS encoding citrate synthase/methylcitrate synthase, with product MGLNNIDVMQTILSKVDGRQGSLIIRGLPIEKLAKSEGLESMAVRLWQDFTPEQNTVETVILALGQARKRAFEILPTIIKATSHLSTIEALRLAIASLSDDEKILHHYLVTGAIPVFLAAITRNKQGLSLIAPNENLTQAEDFLRMLNGTDKANKLLAQALDKYLVTVCEHGMNASTFTARVITSTRAGLISAVIGAISALKGPLHGGAPGPVLDMLDNIGTEENIDNWINNELSKGKRLMGFGHRIYQVRDPRADVLKKVVAELRENGNSRLDFAEKVEKQALQILARHKPEKPLHTNVEFYTALVLEAVGLQRELFTSVFAMGRVIGWIAHIFEQEKTGRLIRPESEYIGLMQEQVANKTVA from the coding sequence ATGGGATTAAATAATATTGATGTAATGCAAACTATTCTAAGTAAAGTAGATGGCCGTCAAGGTAGTTTAATAATTCGAGGCTTACCAATAGAAAAACTAGCTAAAAGCGAAGGTTTAGAAAGTATGGCAGTTAGACTTTGGCAAGACTTTACACCTGAGCAAAATACTGTTGAAACTGTGATTTTAGCTCTAGGTCAAGCACGTAAAAGGGCTTTTGAAATTTTACCAACTATCATAAAAGCAACTTCTCATTTGTCTACTATTGAAGCTTTAAGACTAGCCATTGCTAGCCTCTCAGATGATGAGAAAATTCTACACCACTATTTAGTAACAGGAGCGATTCCAGTTTTTTTAGCTGCAATCACTCGCAATAAACAAGGCTTAAGCTTAATTGCTCCAAATGAAAATTTAACCCAAGCAGAAGACTTTTTAAGGATGTTAAATGGGACTGATAAAGCAAATAAGTTGTTAGCCCAAGCTTTAGACAAGTATTTAGTTACAGTTTGTGAACATGGTATGAATGCTTCAACTTTTACAGCGCGAGTTATTACTTCGACTAGGGCAGGATTAATTTCTGCTGTAATAGGTGCAATTTCAGCACTTAAAGGGCCACTGCATGGAGGTGCGCCGGGCCCCGTGCTAGATATGTTGGATAATATTGGCACAGAGGAAAATATTGACAATTGGATAAACAATGAGCTTTCAAAAGGTAAAAGGCTGATGGGATTTGGTCATCGTATTTATCAAGTTCGTGACCCTCGTGCAGATGTTCTAAAAAAAGTAGTTGCAGAGTTACGGGAAAATGGAAATAGCCGTCTAGATTTTGCTGAAAAAGTCGAAAAACAAGCTCTACAGATTTTAGCGCGTCATAAACCTGAAAAGCCTTTGCACACTAATGTAGAATTTTACACCGCTTTAGTTTTAGAGGCTGTAGGCTTGCAACGTGAGCTATTTACCTCAGTGTTTGCAATGGGGCGGGTAATTGGCTGGATTGCACATATTTTTGAACAAGAAAAAACAGGTCGTTTAATTCGTCCTGAATCTGAATATATAGGCTTAATGCAAGAGCAAGTTGCAAACAAAACTGTAGCTTAA